In one Arachis duranensis cultivar V14167 chromosome 9, aradu.V14167.gnm2.J7QH, whole genome shotgun sequence genomic region, the following are encoded:
- the LOC107466074 gene encoding uncharacterized protein LOC107466074: protein MGGTAPSPLRRPGQPSRCVAVCTSAEETAREGETHEGESGFEAELRSSHRVGALFTSPALLSSPDAIDGGRRREEKRRLAVVVGEPNRCRFGLSERENANRGQAGEPPLLFAIPTVLPITSAIWNCAALPGCRGTPFSSPEEHCCSHLSRVEGERATGGRRTWPSSPLSPETATESSVLGCGFVLVFCARSCSRLVLLSEAVYAAAKMCGLCFEAAFDFGWRRKGLGEAFGL from the exons ATGGGAGGAACGGCGCCG TCGCCGCTGCGCCGCCCAGGACAGCCATCACGTTGCGTCGCCGTCTGCACCAGCGCCGAGGAAACCGCGCGGGAAGGAGAGACGCACGAAGGAGAGAGCGGATTTGAGGCCGAGCTAAGGTCCAGCCACCGCGTCGGAGCCCTTTTCACGTCGCCGGCATTGCTGTCGAGCCCTGACGCCATTGATGGAGGACGCCGTCGCGAGGAGAAGCGTCGCCTCGCCGTCGTTGTTGGTGAGCCCAACCGCTGCCGATTTGGTCTGAGCGAGAGAGAGAACGCGAACAGAGGGCAAGCTGGGGAGCCACCGCTGCTGTTTGCTATACCCACAGTGCTCCCTATCACCTCCGCTATCTGGAACTGCGCCGCCTTGCCTGGCTGCCGGGGAACGCCATTTTCGTCGCCGGAAGAACACTGTTG CAGTCATTTGAGTCGCGTAGAGGGAGAAAGAGCCACTGGGGGTCGCCGCACCTGGCCTTCGTCGCCTCTGTCACCGGAAACAGCCACCGAGTCCTCTGTTTTG GGTTGTGGATTCGTGCTTGTATTCTGTGCTCGGAGTTGTAGCCGCCTCGTTTTGTTATCCGA AGCTGTTTATGCTGCTGCAAAAATGTGTGGGCTGTGCTTTGAAGCTGCCTTTGATTTTGGGTGGAGGCGAAAAGGACTCGGTGAAGCGTTTGGGTTATGA